The following proteins are co-located in the Phyllostomus discolor isolate MPI-MPIP mPhyDis1 chromosome 1, mPhyDis1.pri.v3, whole genome shotgun sequence genome:
- the DUT gene encoding deoxyuridine 5'-triphosphate nucleotidohydrolase, mitochondrial isoform X4 — MTPLRPRHGLVYHFLSSLRRSVELRTLSPSKRPRPAEEDGARLRFVRLSEHATAPTKGSARAAGYDLYSAYDYTVPPMEKALVKTDIQIALPAGCYGRVAPRSGLAAKHFIDVGAGVIDEDYRGNIGVVLFNFGKEKFEVKKGDRIAQLICERIYYPEIEEVQGLDDTERGAGGFGSTGKN; from the exons ATGACTCCCCTCCGCCCTCGCCACGGGCTCGTCTACCACTTCCTATCCTCTTTGCGCCGCTCAGTGG AGCTACGCACCCTCTCCCCCAGCAAGCGGCCCCGGCCTGCAGAGGAGGACGGCGCGCGGCTTCGCTTCGTCCGGCTGTCTGAGCACGCCACCGCCCCGACCAAGGGGTCCGCGCGGGCGGCCGGCTATGACCTGTACAG TGCCTATGATTACACAGTGCCACCTATGGAGAAAGCCCTTGTGAAAACCGACATTCAGATCGCTCTGCCTGCTGGGTGCTATGGAAGAGTAG ctCCACGTTCTGGCTTGGCTGCAAAACACTTCATAGATGTAGGAG ctgGTGTCATAGATGAAGATTATAGAGGAAATATTGGTGTTGTACTGTTCAATTTTGGCAAAGAAAAGTTTGAAG TTAAAAAAGGTGACCGCATTGCACAGCTCATTTGTGAACGGATTTATTATCCAGAAATAGAGGAAGTTCAA ggtcTGGACGACACGGAGCGGGGCGCGGGGGGCTTCGGTTCCACCGGGAAGAACTGA
- the DUT gene encoding deoxyuridine 5'-triphosphate nucleotidohydrolase, mitochondrial isoform X1, translating to MLWNFNWEVVEVVLTTQPLPRLKSNNTSAHWVWKGNREHSLRHGLGRSRAQPPVSGNVMRYRCCCCPCEYCLGSHGRGRRCPSAYDYTVPPMEKALVKTDIQIALPAGCYGRVAPRSGLAAKHFIDVGAGVIDEDYRGNIGVVLFNFGKEKFEVKKGDRIAQLICERIYYPEIEEVQGLDDTERGAGGFGSTGKN from the exons ATGCTCTGGAATTTCAACTGGGAAGTCGTTGAGGTTGTCCTTAcgacccagcccctgccccgacTTAAGAGTAACAATACATCTGCACACTGGGTGTGGAAAGGCAATCGAGAACACAGCCTACGGCACGGCCTAGGGCGCAGCAGAGCACAGCCGCCTGTCTCGGGAAATGTGATGCGGTACCGTTGCTGTTGCTGCCCCTGCGAGTACTGCCTGGGGAGTCATGGCCGCGGGCGGCGTTGCCCCAG TGCCTATGATTACACAGTGCCACCTATGGAGAAAGCCCTTGTGAAAACCGACATTCAGATCGCTCTGCCTGCTGGGTGCTATGGAAGAGTAG ctCCACGTTCTGGCTTGGCTGCAAAACACTTCATAGATGTAGGAG ctgGTGTCATAGATGAAGATTATAGAGGAAATATTGGTGTTGTACTGTTCAATTTTGGCAAAGAAAAGTTTGAAG TTAAAAAAGGTGACCGCATTGCACAGCTCATTTGTGAACGGATTTATTATCCAGAAATAGAGGAAGTTCAA ggtcTGGACGACACGGAGCGGGGCGCGGGGGGCTTCGGTTCCACCGGGAAGAACTGA
- the DUT gene encoding deoxyuridine 5'-triphosphate nucleotidohydrolase, mitochondrial isoform X6, translated as MSQCYKRPRPAEEDGARLRFVRLSEHATAPTKGSARAAGYDLYSAYDYTVPPMEKALVKTDIQIALPAGCYGRVAPRSGLAAKHFIDVGAGVIDEDYRGNIGVVLFNFGKEKFEVKKGDRIAQLICERIYYPEIEEVQGLDDTERGAGGFGSTGKN; from the exons ATGTCGCAGTGCTA CAAGCGGCCCCGGCCTGCAGAGGAGGACGGCGCGCGGCTTCGCTTCGTCCGGCTGTCTGAGCACGCCACCGCCCCGACCAAGGGGTCCGCGCGGGCGGCCGGCTATGACCTGTACAG TGCCTATGATTACACAGTGCCACCTATGGAGAAAGCCCTTGTGAAAACCGACATTCAGATCGCTCTGCCTGCTGGGTGCTATGGAAGAGTAG ctCCACGTTCTGGCTTGGCTGCAAAACACTTCATAGATGTAGGAG ctgGTGTCATAGATGAAGATTATAGAGGAAATATTGGTGTTGTACTGTTCAATTTTGGCAAAGAAAAGTTTGAAG TTAAAAAAGGTGACCGCATTGCACAGCTCATTTGTGAACGGATTTATTATCCAGAAATAGAGGAAGTTCAA ggtcTGGACGACACGGAGCGGGGCGCGGGGGGCTTCGGTTCCACCGGGAAGAACTGA
- the DUT gene encoding deoxyuridine 5'-triphosphate nucleotidohydrolase, mitochondrial isoform X2 encodes MLWNFNWEVVEVVLTTQPLPRLKSNNTSAHWVWKGNREHSLRHGLGRSRAQPPVSGNVMRYRCCCCPCEYCLGSHGRGRRCPSAYDYTVPPMEKALVKTDIQIALPAGCYGRVAPRSGLAAKHFIDVGVKKGDRIAQLICERIYYPEIEEVQGLDDTERGAGGFGSTGKN; translated from the exons ATGCTCTGGAATTTCAACTGGGAAGTCGTTGAGGTTGTCCTTAcgacccagcccctgccccgacTTAAGAGTAACAATACATCTGCACACTGGGTGTGGAAAGGCAATCGAGAACACAGCCTACGGCACGGCCTAGGGCGCAGCAGAGCACAGCCGCCTGTCTCGGGAAATGTGATGCGGTACCGTTGCTGTTGCTGCCCCTGCGAGTACTGCCTGGGGAGTCATGGCCGCGGGCGGCGTTGCCCCAG TGCCTATGATTACACAGTGCCACCTATGGAGAAAGCCCTTGTGAAAACCGACATTCAGATCGCTCTGCCTGCTGGGTGCTATGGAAGAGTAG ctCCACGTTCTGGCTTGGCTGCAAAACACTTCATAGATGTAGGAG TTAAAAAAGGTGACCGCATTGCACAGCTCATTTGTGAACGGATTTATTATCCAGAAATAGAGGAAGTTCAA ggtcTGGACGACACGGAGCGGGGCGCGGGGGGCTTCGGTTCCACCGGGAAGAACTGA
- the DUT gene encoding deoxyuridine 5'-triphosphate nucleotidohydrolase, mitochondrial isoform X5 has protein sequence MAAGGVAPELRTLSPSKRPRPAEEDGARLRFVRLSEHATAPTKGSARAAGYDLYSAYDYTVPPMEKALVKTDIQIALPAGCYGRVAPRSGLAAKHFIDVGAGVIDEDYRGNIGVVLFNFGKEKFEVKKGDRIAQLICERIYYPEIEEVQGLDDTERGAGGFGSTGKN, from the exons ATGGCCGCGGGCGGCGTTGCCCCAG AGCTACGCACCCTCTCCCCCAGCAAGCGGCCCCGGCCTGCAGAGGAGGACGGCGCGCGGCTTCGCTTCGTCCGGCTGTCTGAGCACGCCACCGCCCCGACCAAGGGGTCCGCGCGGGCGGCCGGCTATGACCTGTACAG TGCCTATGATTACACAGTGCCACCTATGGAGAAAGCCCTTGTGAAAACCGACATTCAGATCGCTCTGCCTGCTGGGTGCTATGGAAGAGTAG ctCCACGTTCTGGCTTGGCTGCAAAACACTTCATAGATGTAGGAG ctgGTGTCATAGATGAAGATTATAGAGGAAATATTGGTGTTGTACTGTTCAATTTTGGCAAAGAAAAGTTTGAAG TTAAAAAAGGTGACCGCATTGCACAGCTCATTTGTGAACGGATTTATTATCCAGAAATAGAGGAAGTTCAA ggtcTGGACGACACGGAGCGGGGCGCGGGGGGCTTCGGTTCCACCGGGAAGAACTGA
- the DUT gene encoding deoxyuridine 5'-triphosphate nucleotidohydrolase, mitochondrial isoform X3: MSGPRFRKAWGTWECRQLFPHSPGELRTLSPSKRPRPAEEDGARLRFVRLSEHATAPTKGSARAAGYDLYSAYDYTVPPMEKALVKTDIQIALPAGCYGRVAPRSGLAAKHFIDVGAGVIDEDYRGNIGVVLFNFGKEKFEVKKGDRIAQLICERIYYPEIEEVQGLDDTERGAGGFGSTGKN, from the exons ATGTCTGGGCCCAGGTTTCGTAAGGCGTGGGGAACCTGGGAGTGCCGCCAGCTGTTCCCGCACTCGCCTGGAG AGCTACGCACCCTCTCCCCCAGCAAGCGGCCCCGGCCTGCAGAGGAGGACGGCGCGCGGCTTCGCTTCGTCCGGCTGTCTGAGCACGCCACCGCCCCGACCAAGGGGTCCGCGCGGGCGGCCGGCTATGACCTGTACAG TGCCTATGATTACACAGTGCCACCTATGGAGAAAGCCCTTGTGAAAACCGACATTCAGATCGCTCTGCCTGCTGGGTGCTATGGAAGAGTAG ctCCACGTTCTGGCTTGGCTGCAAAACACTTCATAGATGTAGGAG ctgGTGTCATAGATGAAGATTATAGAGGAAATATTGGTGTTGTACTGTTCAATTTTGGCAAAGAAAAGTTTGAAG TTAAAAAAGGTGACCGCATTGCACAGCTCATTTGTGAACGGATTTATTATCCAGAAATAGAGGAAGTTCAA ggtcTGGACGACACGGAGCGGGGCGCGGGGGGCTTCGGTTCCACCGGGAAGAACTGA